The Malassezia vespertilionis chromosome 2, complete sequence genomic sequence AGATAATGCGTGCGCTCAACGATGTGATTGAAAAGGGTTGGGTGCGCTACATTGGTGCTAGCTCCATGCCTGCATGGCAATtccagcgcctgcaaaaCACGGCAGAGAAGCACGGCTGGTTCAAGTTCATTTCGATGCAGGACCTGTACAACCTGATATATCGcgaagaagagcgcgagatgaTTCCGTACTGCAATGCAACAGGCGTCGGTATCATTCCGTGGTTCGCCGTGGCCGCTGGTGTCTTGACCCGTCCTTGGAGTGATGAATCATCCAAGCGTGCACAAACTGACTCGTTTGCCAAGCAGATCGTCCACTCAAACTCAACTGAGAATGATAAAGCGATTGTAAGCCGTTTGGAAGAGGTTGCTCAGAAAAAAAGTGTGCCTATGGCTCAAGTTGCTATTGCATGGCTGCTCTCGAAAGGCGCGAACCCGATTCTTGGTCTCACAAAGCCTCAGCGCATTGACGAAGCTGTTGCTGCGCTCAAAGTGAAGCTCACAGAGGAGGAAATCAAATACCTCGAGGAGCCGTACGTGCCTAAGCCGGTGATTGGCTATGAGCAGTAAGTGACGTTCACCCCAACCTCTATAGTGAAATTCAATTTATGCGCCACACGTATCACGTGCTTTCTAcgcacagctgcgctcAGGGCCACCCGAGCTTCGTGGCGGTGTTAAATAACCCGCGGTTTTCTGAATCGAGGTATCCTTCATTGATTTATCCACAATGAAGGTATTTCTTTTTTTGCTCGTAATTGtcgcgctctg encodes the following:
- a CDS encoding uncharacterized protein (EggNog:ENOG503NVMZ; COG:C), giving the protein MEYVNLGSSGLKISKVILGCMSFGDKEWAEWLLQEEEALKIFEYAYKAGINTWDTADVYSNGASEEIVGKALTKLNIRRESVVIMTKCHFLVDDPKKPPTVMNTNDGPHVNRVGLSRKHIFDAVEASVKRLGTYIDVLQIHRLDKATPAEEIMRALNDVIEKGWVRYIGASSMPAWQFQRLQNTAEKHGWFKFISMQDLYNLIYREEEREMIPYCNATGVGIIPWFAVAAGVLTRPWSDESSKRAQTDSFAKQIVHSNSTENDKAIVSRLEEVAQKKSVPMAQVAIAWLLSKGANPILGLTKPQRIDEAVAALKVKLTEEEIKYLEEPYVPKPVIGYEQ